The window AAATCCGTGAGCTGAATATTACCTAAACTGAAGAATCGGATAGAACCAAAAACTGCTTGCTCTACATCCAAATGCTTATAGCCTGATGCACTCATCAGGTACACATCATTCAAGCCAAGATCTTTCAACCATGGCGTATAGGTTAATGCCAATTGTCCTGATTTTTTGGCAAAGGGAATTTTTGCCTGATTCCAGAAAACAGCATTGGCATCGGGTGAGATGGCAATACCCAGATCGCCCATACCTCCCGCACGCGCATCAGGTGAAATACGCAGAAACGGCACTGCAGTAGTGACAATATTGATTGAGTTCTGTGCATAGGTATATGTTACACCTGCCAGTAATCCGGCAAAAGCCAGCATGATTTTTTTCATAACACGATTTAACGTTCAATAAACGTACAAGCAAAGTAACAGCTTGTGTTGGTCAGGTAGAAATTGTATCGATAGCGTGTCGATTAAAATAGGATTAATTGACCGGTTGTACCGGCTTGTTCATCATTCTCTTGTACAATAATACGATAAAAATAAGTTCCACTACCCAGTTTTTTGCCCTGATCATCCGTGCCATTCCACTGAATTTGCACGCTTCTGGTACCTGCCGAACGCACTTGCTGATTGATCTGCTTCACCAATCGGCCCTGCGTATTGTATACCGCTATCTGCACCTGCAAGTCTCTCTCAGGACGATTGTGCTCAAAACTGAACGTGGTGGTATACCTGAATGGATTGGGGAAATTCATCACTTTTGCTAATTGCAACTGTCCCGATTTGCCTACCCAACAAGTAATGGTTATCTCTGATGAATTATTCACCACATCCCAGGCTTTGATGCGCAAACTGTGCTTGCCTTCCGATAAAAGAGGCATAGGAAAGCGCACAAATCCACGCTGAAAACTATTGGGGGCAGCTGTATAAAATCCGTTCAGCACAATACTGTTTTTCTCATCGCCATCAATCACCAAAACCATATCATGGCCAATACCTGTACCGGAAGTATTGATACCCGATTGATCAAATAAATCAAGTAACAATACCGGGCTGTTATTGGTGAGTCCGCCTGATCGGAAGAGTGTATCATTCAGCCAGGCACGAATCATGGGACCAACATTATCCGGATTCACTGCTGCGGCAGTACCGCCGATGAAAAGGTCTGTATTCACGCCAGCTGCATCAGTAAGGTTGTTTTGCGCATACAAACTGATTCGCCCTTTACCAGATTGATAGCTGATGTCTTTGGGCACCACAAAACTGAACTGAAACTTACCATTCGTTACAGTACTATTACCCTTGAACAACACACTAGTTTGCGCTAAAAAACTGGTTACCGGACTGGCAGGATCATTACCTCTTGTTTTTACTTCTTGTGCTTTATCGTACACTACTGGTGCAAGCTGACCATTAAAATCGTTGATGATTTGTCCGGATGCATTCACAATCTCTCCTTCAAATGTATTGCGCTCCAATGCTTTGAGTGTATCATTATTCGTTAGCGAATTGCCATTCAATTTTGTTAATCGAATTTGGTATTGTGGAAAGCCAAGTCGCATAGCAGGATCACCTAATAAAGTAAATTTTCTGTTATTCAACACATCACCAAATCCTTGATAGGTCTGGTTTTTAGCGATGCGCACTGCATCACCTAAGGTTGGATAAACCCCATTTGCATCAGGCTTTAGCGCGATGCGTAAATAGTTTTCATTCATGATGCGATTGCTGTAAGCAAACACCACACGCGTGGTGGTCATCAAGGCAATAGCACCATTTTCGTTGCCCATCAAAACCTGATCGCCCAAAGACGATTTTGTTGGATCATCATGCGGTGCAAAATCACAGGTAGCTGTTAAGAACAAAGGGAGCTTATCTGCATTGCGTAATCTCCTCACTTCATCCTGACTAAACACGGCTTCTTCTGCTAATCGCTGATAGCTTCCATGACCGGTGTAATTGTAATACAAAGCCCCATTGAACAATTGATTCACGATGGCATCATTCACTGCAGGATAACGTGAACCACTGCTACCACTCACTTGCGGAAAAGCATCTAGATAAATTTTCTTTGGCTGGAATAATGGATTCGTATTGTTGCTGATGGTAGTCATTGACTCTGCATCATTCAAATGCAGGTTACCATCCTTATCATCTGCCACAAAAACAAGATTGGTACGCCAATCGCCCAAAGCATTTGCACTATGGTAGCGAATGATTTTATCGACCATCACTTTTGCCTCCGCAACATTGTGCGCTGGAATGCGACCAATACCAATATCTAATAAAGATGGTGGCGAAGTCAATGCCACATCATCTGCATCATCGAGTAAGCCAAAGAAATCATCTGACACATGGCTGATCAATGGATCCAATGCATTTGCACTTTGATAAACCGGCACCAGATTGATATTGTTGGGTATTCGGTTTTTGTAATCAAATGATCCAGAGCCGAAGAGCAGCAAATATTTTGGTCGGTCTGTTGGCAAGCGATCATAATACATTTTCACAAAATCGCGTATCGCGGCAGGATCGGCCATGCCGCCACCAAACTCATGATAAAGCTGATCAGTTTGCACCACATGCACACGATAGCGATATTTCTCCCGATGAAAAGCGGCTAAGCGATTGGCTTCTGCCAGCAAGCTGGGATGGGTGATGATGAGGTAATCTGCTGCAGTGATATTGTGCAGGTTCTGGTTATTGATTCGACCCAATGCAACAGGCGTCAACAAACCGGTTGGTTGAAAAGCGATGTATTCTCTCAACCGAGATGCATCGCGATTGAAACGAAGCTGTGTTCCGTTAACAGTTGAATTCATTCGAACAGGCTGGAATGGATCGGTGATTTCCCAGACCTGCGTAATAGCATTCGCTCCATTTAATGTAAAGCCCGTTATGGCGTTTGCACCAACCGATGACCAGTCGCGGAACGATAATTGAGTGGCACTACCCATCTGTAAACTAGCCGGACCTTGTATTTCAAACCAATTGAGCCAGCCCTGTGCATTGCTATTGCCTGCCTGAAATGCATAGCTCAAACTCAAGTTTGTACCCGGTACAGCGAATGTGTTTGTCTGCGTAGCGCTGGTGGCGAAAGCATCTAAAAATCCTCCAGAAATAGCTGCCAGATTGATCTGCTGTCGGGTTTGTCCGTTTACTTGCACAGTGAAATTAGGCACACTACCCACACTCCTGGCAGCCATGCTGCTAGTGATGAATGCGTTGCTATTGGCGAGCAGGTTAGGCAAGTTCACCGTGAAATTGCGGCTGGTTTGTCCGGCAACCGTGCTGAAACTCTCTCCAAACCATTCCCGACCGCTATTTAGAAAATTGGTTTGATCATTCTCATAGAAGTGGCGTTCCCAGTAAGTGTTCACGTTAACCGTTGGGTTTGCGTTAGCGGCAGTTTCCACTCTCCTGCCTTGTCCGCCCAAAGTCAAATACACAAATGTGGTATCCCCATAAGGGTTTTTCTGGTGATTGAATCGCTGATTCAGACTGTCTTTCAACCACTTATGCGGCGATTGTCCGTAAAAAAGGATATAGTCCTGTCCGTTGAGTACCCCATCGCCTCCGTCTACAATTTCTATAGCCAGCTCGGTTAGGTCATCTGGTCTTGGGGCCTGATTGGCTTCAGGAATCAGGAAGCCTTGCCGACTATACAGTCTGATGGTATTACTGCTGATACTGCTTCCGGATATACCAAGACTGGAGAGTTGAGCCAAGTCAATTTTGTACATCCCTTCCTGTAGAATGCCCAATTTATACCAGTTACCAGTAGCCAAAACCGACTGGCTAGCGTAGCTGCGCTGGGCATTGAGCGGACTAAACCCGCTAATGAGCAAAAAAAAGCACCAAAAAAGACTGAAAATCCGCATCATATCTGGAGATTCAAAAATAAGCCGGGGCGTTGCTACGTTATTAGGCAGCTGCGCGGCTCAAATTAGGATTTTCGTAACATTCGGGCGGCCATTTAACAAAAGACTAAGCATCAATTAGCTATATTCGCATCCACACATTTAAACACACAGGTATCTATTCAATATCTTAATCCATGTACATGCTGAAGCTGAGAAAAATCGGATTATTTGTGTTACTGGCAGCCCTTGCAGGCGCGGGTACATCATGTAAAATGATGAAAAAGAAAAAGCCGCAGTCTGATGTTACTGGCTGGAATTACAACGATAAAAACATGGGTAGCTTTTATGTACCCAAGCCCAAGGATGTAAAAGCTGCACCCGGTCTCGTGTTTGTTCAGGGCGGTACTTTTACCATGGGCGCTAATCAGGAAGACGTGATGGGCGACTGGAACAATGTTCCCCGCCGTATGACAGTGCCTTCTTTCTTTATCGACAGAACAGAAATTGCCAACGTACACTACCGTGAGTATATCTATTGGCTGGAAAACGTATTTGGTGGTGCCGGTATGGACTCCATCGTAGACGAAGCCAAACCGGATACCTTGGTATGGCGTAGTGAATTATCTTATAACGAGCCTTACGTAGAATTTTATTTCCGTCACCCGGCTTTCAACTACTACCCTGTGGTTGGTATTAGCTGGAGACAAGCAGATGATTTCTGTAAATGGCGTACTGACCGTGTGAATGAGCGCACTTTAATGGAAAAGCAGTTCCTCGATCCAAAATCGCAGGTAAAGCAAACCATGCAAGGTGCAGGCCAGAACAACTTCAATACCAAGTCTTATTTGATGGGTGAATATCAGGCAACGCCTGGTAAAGGTGCCCGTTCTAAAAGCAATCCGTTGAAAGATGTACAGGGCAGACCTAGAACCTATGTGAAGATGGAAGATGGTATTCTGTTTGGTGATTATCGTTTGCCAACAGAAGCTGAGTGGGAATATGCTGCTTATGGCTTGTTGATGGAAAACCCACAACGTAAGTTCAACAGAAAATCACGCGGTGAAGAAGTGATTTCTAACAAGCAGATTTATGCATGGAAGAATGAAGGCTTCGACAATATTCGTTATGTGAGAAAGAGCAATGTGCAGGGTGCATTTATGGCGAACTTTAAGCGTGGTGCCGGTGACTACATGGGTGTTGCAGGTGGCTTGAACGATAATGCTCCTTACACTTCTGAAGTATCTTCTTTCGCACCCAATGGATTTGGTTTGTATAATATGAGTGGTAACGTGAGTGAGTGGGTATATGATATTTACAGACCAATGTCTAACTTGGATAATGACGACCTGAATCCTTTCCGCGGTAACGTATTTAAGCAAGTTGATATGAGCGGTGGCCAGGGTAACTTACGTGATGCCAAAGGTCGTATTCAGATGAAAGTAGAAAAAGATTCTGCTCTGCGCGACAGACGTAACTACCAACGTTCCTATGCTGTTAACTACATGGATGGTGATACAGTAAGTAATGCATTCTACAACTATGGTATCACTACCTTGATTTCTGATAAATCACGCGTGTACAAGGGTGGTAGCTGGAATGATATGGCTTATTGGATGAGCCCCGGTACTCGCCGTTTCTTAGAAGAAGATCAGAGCAGCAGTACCATTGGTTTCCGTTGTGCCATGAGTCATTTAGGTGGATCTGAAGGCCTGTCCTCCAAGAACAGGGGTGGATATGATTTCCCTAAGCGCAATCAGAAGCGATAATCTTTGATGCTCAATATTCGAACCCCCGCAGCATTGCGGGGGTTTTTGTTTGTGTTGAGCGGGGTCTCACGAAGTGGACCCTGTTCAATTAATCATCGCACATTATCATAGTCCAGTGTCTCCGCTTCGCGGAAGACCCCCGCGGCGGGTTCTTGATAGAAGATAGTTATATGAGCCATTTTTTCATTCATGTCTAATGAAAGAAATTTAGAATAATGAGTGTAAAAACTACTATCGACGAAAGTAATGGTGTTTACTTTATCACTTTTACCTGTTATAAGTGGATCCCTTTATTCCAAATAACCAATGGATATGCTACTGTCTATAAATGGTTTGATACACTTAAGCAAAAAGGACATCGCATCGTATCTTATGTGATCATGCCCAATCACGTACATGTGATTATTGCATTTATTCAGACAGAAACATCCATCAACAAAATTATTGGAAATGGCAAGCGATTTATCGCATATCAATTGATTCAACTGCTTAAGCAACATCATCATACCGCCTTACTTGACCAATTAGCAAATGCTGTTTCTTCTCAGGATCAAAGAAAGGGACAGCTGCATAGGATATTTATGCGTTCGTTTGATATCAAAGAATGCAAAACACAACATTTTATAAGACAGAAAACCGAGTACATACATAATAATCCCTGCAGAAAAGCAAGCTTACAGTGTCTGTCGCCGGAGGAGTATATGCACAGTTCTGCCAAATATTATTTTACTGGACAGTCCGGCATCTATCCCGTAACCACATATATGGAACTCCAAGATATCTCTTTATCATCCTAAACAGCCCAGGGTCTCCACTGCGCGGAAGACCCTGCGGCGGCTTATTAATCCCCGCAGCATTGCGGGGGTTTTTGTTTACCGTTATCTTTGAATAAACCATCAGCTTTGGATATCTCAAGTTTATACCAAATCTTTCGTCAATACCCTTCTGTACAAACGGATACCAGAAAACTACAGCCCGGCGATTTGTATTTTGCCTTAAAGGGTGCAAATTTCAATGGCAACCAGTTTGCGCTACAGGCCTTGGAAAAAGGCGCTGCTTATGCAATCGTTGATGAGGCATTAGCCCTGCCCCACCCACAGGTTATTGTGGTAGCCGATGTGCTGAGCACTTTACAAGCATTGGCTTTATATCATCGTCAGCAATTGGGCATACCTGTTATTGCCATCACTGGTAGTAATGGCAAAACCACTACCAAAGAATTGGTGCATGCTGTGCTATCGAGCCATTTTAAAACATATACCACCAAAGGCAATCTCAATAATCATATTGGTGTGCCATTAACATTGCTATCGATTCAACCTGATGCTGCAATTGCCGTAGTGGAAATGGGTGCTAATCACCAGAAAGAAATTGAAAGCTATTGCAGTTACACTGCTCCCACACATGGCATTATTACCAATTGTGGCAAAGCGCATCTGGAAGGTTTTGGCGGTATTGAAGGTGTGCGAAAAGGAAAGGGTGAGTTGTATGATTTTCTGCGCAGCAATAACGGTACTGTTTTTCTCTTTGATGATTATGATTATCTGCAACAAATGAGTGCAGGCATTCCGCATGTTGTTCGCTATGGCACAGCCAGCGGATTGGTGCAAGGACAAGTAGCTATCAGCGAGCCTTTCCTGGAAGTCAGCATCACGGAGGGCTTATCAACCAACCTTGTGAAAACGCAATTGGTAGGCAGCTATAACCTACCAAATGTATTGTGTGCATTAACAGTAGGTAAACATCTTGGTGTACCCGAAGAAAAAATAATTGCTGCTATTGAAAGCTATACACCCTCTAACAGCAGATCGCAGC is drawn from Chitinophagales bacterium and contains these coding sequences:
- the porU gene encoding type IX secretion system sortase PorU — its product is MMRIFSLFWCFFLLISGFSPLNAQRSYASQSVLATGNWYKLGILQEGMYKIDLAQLSSLGISGSSISSNTIRLYSRQGFLIPEANQAPRPDDLTELAIEIVDGGDGVLNGQDYILFYGQSPHKWLKDSLNQRFNHQKNPYGDTTFVYLTLGGQGRRVETAANANPTVNVNTYWERHFYENDQTNFLNSGREWFGESFSTVAGQTSRNFTVNLPNLLANSNAFITSSMAARSVGSVPNFTVQVNGQTRQQINLAAISGGFLDAFATSATQTNTFAVPGTNLSLSYAFQAGNSNAQGWLNWFEIQGPASLQMGSATQLSFRDWSSVGANAITGFTLNGANAITQVWEITDPFQPVRMNSTVNGTQLRFNRDASRLREYIAFQPTGLLTPVALGRINNQNLHNITAADYLIITHPSLLAEANRLAAFHREKYRYRVHVVQTDQLYHEFGGGMADPAAIRDFVKMYYDRLPTDRPKYLLLFGSGSFDYKNRIPNNINLVPVYQSANALDPLISHVSDDFFGLLDDADDVALTSPPSLLDIGIGRIPAHNVAEAKVMVDKIIRYHSANALGDWRTNLVFVADDKDGNLHLNDAESMTTISNNTNPLFQPKKIYLDAFPQVSGSSGSRYPAVNDAIVNQLFNGALYYNYTGHGSYQRLAEEAVFSQDEVRRLRNADKLPLFLTATCDFAPHDDPTKSSLGDQVLMGNENGAIALMTTTRVVFAYSNRIMNENYLRIALKPDANGVYPTLGDAVRIAKNQTYQGFGDVLNNRKFTLLGDPAMRLGFPQYQIRLTKLNGNSLTNNDTLKALERNTFEGEIVNASGQIINDFNGQLAPVVYDKAQEVKTRGNDPASPVTSFLAQTSVLFKGNSTVTNGKFQFSFVVPKDISYQSGKGRISLYAQNNLTDAAGVNTDLFIGGTAAAVNPDNVGPMIRAWLNDTLFRSGGLTNNSPVLLLDLFDQSGINTSGTGIGHDMVLVIDGDEKNSIVLNGFYTAAPNSFQRGFVRFPMPLLSEGKHSLRIKAWDVVNNSSEITITCWVGKSGQLQLAKVMNFPNPFRYTTTFSFEHNRPERDLQVQIAVYNTQGRLVKQINQQVRSAGTRSVQIQWNGTDDQGKKLGSGTYFYRIIVQENDEQAGTTGQLILF
- a CDS encoding SUMF1/EgtB/PvdO family nonheme iron enzyme, which translates into the protein MYMLKLRKIGLFVLLAALAGAGTSCKMMKKKKPQSDVTGWNYNDKNMGSFYVPKPKDVKAAPGLVFVQGGTFTMGANQEDVMGDWNNVPRRMTVPSFFIDRTEIANVHYREYIYWLENVFGGAGMDSIVDEAKPDTLVWRSELSYNEPYVEFYFRHPAFNYYPVVGISWRQADDFCKWRTDRVNERTLMEKQFLDPKSQVKQTMQGAGQNNFNTKSYLMGEYQATPGKGARSKSNPLKDVQGRPRTYVKMEDGILFGDYRLPTEAEWEYAAYGLLMENPQRKFNRKSRGEEVISNKQIYAWKNEGFDNIRYVRKSNVQGAFMANFKRGAGDYMGVAGGLNDNAPYTSEVSSFAPNGFGLYNMSGNVSEWVYDIYRPMSNLDNDDLNPFRGNVFKQVDMSGGQGNLRDAKGRIQMKVEKDSALRDRRNYQRSYAVNYMDGDTVSNAFYNYGITTLISDKSRVYKGGSWNDMAYWMSPGTRRFLEEDQSSSTIGFRCAMSHLGGSEGLSSKNRGGYDFPKRNQKR
- a CDS encoding UDP-N-acetylmuramoyl-tripeptide--D-alanyl-D-alanine ligase; translated protein: MDISSLYQIFRQYPSVQTDTRKLQPGDLYFALKGANFNGNQFALQALEKGAAYAIVDEALALPHPQVIVVADVLSTLQALALYHRQQLGIPVIAITGSNGKTTTKELVHAVLSSHFKTYTTKGNLNNHIGVPLTLLSIQPDAAIAVVEMGANHQKEIESYCSYTAPTHGIITNCGKAHLEGFGGIEGVRKGKGELYDFLRSNNGTVFLFDDYDYLQQMSAGIPHVVRYGTASGLVQGQVAISEPFLEVSITEGLSTNLVKTQLVGSYNLPNVLCALTVGKHLGVPEEKIIAAIESYTPSNSRSQLVERGSNKIILDAYNANPSSVKLAIENFAKLHADNKIILLGGMMELGEESVAEHQAIADLIAQYSWDHVVLVGGDFSKVLHNFTYLHNSLEAKAWLKDLSPENSYLLIKGSRSMQMEKILEP